A single genomic interval of Streptomyces sp. 1222.5 harbors:
- a CDS encoding DUF3000 domain-containing protein, with protein MAAAQGRLSDGADGMDDAKDTAQGGTGGGLPPAFRAAVDALRAARVRPQVEVEPTPAPQRLAPHAYALEAVVVDGEQELADGRLVLLHDPAGHDAWQGTFRLVTLVRAELEPEMAADPLLPEVCWSWLTGALQGRGLGYGEPSGTITRASSHYFGGLAERPAASQIEIRASWTPREGMGGVPDTAAHLAAWCDLLAQVGGLPPAGPGDASVVTLPQRRGPQSR; from the coding sequence ATGGCTGCGGCTCAGGGACGACTGTCGGACGGCGCTGACGGAATGGACGACGCGAAGGACACCGCGCAGGGGGGTACGGGCGGTGGACTGCCGCCCGCGTTCCGGGCCGCGGTGGACGCGCTGCGCGCCGCGCGGGTGCGCCCGCAGGTCGAGGTGGAGCCGACACCCGCGCCGCAGCGGCTCGCCCCGCACGCGTACGCGCTGGAGGCGGTGGTGGTCGACGGCGAGCAGGAGCTCGCCGACGGGCGGCTGGTGCTGCTGCACGACCCGGCCGGGCACGATGCCTGGCAGGGGACGTTCCGGCTGGTGACGCTGGTGCGCGCGGAGCTGGAACCGGAGATGGCGGCCGATCCGCTGCTGCCGGAGGTGTGCTGGTCGTGGCTGACCGGTGCGCTCCAGGGGCGGGGACTCGGCTACGGCGAGCCGAGCGGCACGATCACGCGTGCGAGTTCGCACTACTTCGGCGGCCTGGCCGAGCGGCCGGCCGCCTCGCAGATCGAGATCCGGGCGTCCTGGACGCCCCGCGAGGGCATGGGCGGGGTGCCGGACACGGCCGCGCACCTGGCCGCCTGGTGCGATCTGCTGGCGCAGGTCGGCGGTCTGCCGCCGGCCGGTCCCGGCGACGCCTCGGTGGTGACCCTGCCGCAGCGCAGGGGTCCGCAGTCGCGGTGA
- a CDS encoding response regulator transcription factor: protein MSVLLEQPASLVAYRPNKPTAMVVVADPRVRSTVTRHLWALGVRDVIEASSVAEARPRIGNPRDICVADVHLPDGSGLTLLSETRAAGWPNGLALSAADDIGAVRNALAGGVKGYVVTGTRTNIGLPSRPGAAPLGGAARMHRRPPGAPSHPGGYRELSGREVEVLRLVAEGQSNKAIGVSMGLSALTVKSHLARIARKLGTGDRAGMVAVALRTGIIH from the coding sequence GTGTCCGTTCTCCTCGAGCAGCCCGCAAGCCTGGTCGCCTACCGCCCGAACAAGCCGACCGCCATGGTGGTCGTGGCCGACCCGCGTGTCCGTTCCACCGTCACCCGCCATCTGTGGGCCCTCGGAGTACGCGACGTCATCGAAGCCTCGTCCGTCGCGGAGGCTCGTCCCCGCATCGGCAACCCGCGCGACATCTGCGTCGCCGACGTCCACCTGCCCGACGGCTCCGGCCTGACCCTGCTGTCCGAGACCCGCGCCGCGGGCTGGCCCAACGGCCTGGCCCTCTCCGCCGCCGACGACATCGGCGCGGTCCGCAACGCCCTGGCCGGAGGGGTCAAGGGCTACGTCGTCACCGGCACCCGCACCAACATCGGCCTCCCCAGCCGGCCCGGTGCCGCTCCCCTCGGCGGCGCCGCCCGCATGCACCGCCGTCCCCCGGGTGCCCCGAGCCACCCGGGTGGCTACCGGGAGCTGTCCGGGCGTGAGGTCGAGGTGCTGCGGCTGGTCGCCGAAGGCCAGTCGAACAAGGCCATCGGCGTCTCCATGGGCCTGTCCGCCCTCACCGTCAAGAGCCACCTGGCCCGCATCGCCCGCAAGCTGGGCACCGGCGACCGTGCCGGCATGGTGGCGGTGGCCCTCCGTACCGGAATCATCCACTGA
- a CDS encoding ribonuclease D translates to MTDAQDTAADSSLRTSGGTPPEDAGSSEAGAPTPLLEPREGIPPVIADEAALAEVVAAFAAGTGPVAVDAERASGYRYGQRAYLVQLRREGAGTALIDPVACPDLSGLGAALSGVEWVLHAATQDLPCLREIGMVPTRIFDTELAGRLAGFPRVGLGAMVEGVLGYVLEKGHSAVDWSTRPLPEPWLRYAALDVELLVDLRDALEKELDRQGKLEWALQEFDAIAAAPPAEPRKDPWRRTSGMHKVRRRRQLGVVRELWQTRDRIAQRRDVSPGKVLSDAAIVEAALALPSGVHALSALNGFGHRMGRRQLEQWQAAVDRARALPDAALPQPGQPVTGPPPPRAWADKDPAAAARLSAARAGVSALAEELGMPQENLVSPDTVRRLCWEPPAVADAPAVRTALADYGARPWQVEQVTPVLVAALATNDA, encoded by the coding sequence GTGACCGACGCCCAAGACACCGCAGCAGACAGTTCCCTGCGCACCAGCGGAGGCACGCCTCCCGAAGACGCCGGATCTTCTGAGGCGGGGGCGCCGACACCGCTGCTCGAGCCCCGCGAGGGCATTCCGCCCGTGATCGCCGACGAGGCGGCCCTCGCCGAGGTCGTCGCCGCGTTCGCCGCCGGCACCGGCCCCGTGGCCGTGGACGCCGAGCGCGCCTCCGGCTACCGGTACGGCCAGCGGGCCTACCTGGTGCAGCTGCGCCGCGAGGGCGCCGGCACCGCACTGATCGACCCCGTCGCCTGCCCGGACCTGTCCGGCCTGGGCGCCGCGCTGTCCGGCGTCGAGTGGGTGCTGCACGCGGCCACCCAGGACCTGCCCTGTCTGCGCGAGATAGGCATGGTCCCGACCCGCATCTTCGACACCGAGCTGGCCGGCCGGCTCGCCGGCTTCCCCCGGGTGGGCCTCGGCGCCATGGTCGAGGGCGTCCTCGGCTACGTCCTGGAGAAGGGCCACTCGGCCGTCGACTGGTCGACCCGGCCGCTGCCCGAGCCCTGGCTGCGCTACGCCGCCCTGGACGTCGAGCTCCTCGTCGACCTGCGCGACGCCCTGGAGAAGGAGCTGGACCGGCAGGGCAAGCTGGAGTGGGCCCTGCAGGAGTTCGACGCGATCGCGGCCGCGCCGCCCGCCGAGCCCCGCAAGGACCCCTGGCGCCGGACGTCCGGGATGCACAAGGTGCGCCGGCGCAGGCAGCTGGGCGTCGTCCGGGAGCTGTGGCAGACCCGGGACCGCATCGCGCAGCGCAGGGACGTGTCACCGGGCAAGGTGCTGAGCGACGCCGCGATCGTGGAAGCCGCACTCGCCCTCCCCTCCGGCGTGCACGCGCTGTCCGCGCTGAACGGGTTCGGGCACCGGATGGGCCGCCGGCAGCTGGAGCAGTGGCAGGCCGCCGTCGACCGGGCCAGGGCCCTCCCCGACGCCGCGCTGCCGCAGCCGGGCCAGCCGGTGACCGGCCCGCCGCCGCCGCGTGCGTGGGCCGACAAGGACCCGGCCGCCGCCGCTCGGCTGTCCGCCGCCCGGGCCGGGGTCTCGGCACTGGCCGAGGAGCTCGGCATGCCCCAGGAGAACCTGGTGTCCCCGGACACGGTCCGGCGGCTGTGCTGGGAGCCGCCCGCGGTCGCGGACGCCCCGGCCGTGCGGACGGCGCTGGCGGACTACGGCGCGCGTCCGTGGCAGGTGGAGCAGGTGACTCCGGTGCTGGTCGCCGCACTGGCGACGAACGACGCCTGA
- a CDS encoding acetyl-CoA C-acyltransferase, translated as MPRTVRDVVFVDGVRTPFGKAGPKGIYHETRADDLVVKAIRELLRRNPGLDPKKIDEVAIAATTQIGDQGLTIGRTAGILAGLPQSVPGYSIDRMCAGALTAVTAVAGSVAFGAYDVAVAGGVEHMGRHPMGEGVDPNPRFVSEKLVDESALFMGMTAENLHDRYPNITKQRADEYAVRSQEKAAKAYANGKIQQDLVPISVRRTSPEGGETGWGLVTADEPMRPGTTLESLSGLKTPFRVHGRVTAGNAAGLNDGATASLIASEDFARENGLPVKMRLVSYSFAGVEPEVMGYGPIPATEKALTQAGLSISDIGLFEINEAFAVQVLAFLDHYGIADDDERVNQYGGAIAFGHPLASSGVRLMTQLARQFEEQPQVRYGLTTMCVGFGMGATVIWENPHFDGGDK; from the coding sequence GTGCCTCGTACCGTCAGGGACGTCGTCTTCGTCGACGGCGTCCGCACCCCGTTCGGCAAGGCGGGCCCGAAGGGCATCTACCACGAGACCCGTGCCGACGACCTCGTCGTGAAGGCGATCCGGGAGCTGCTGCGCCGCAACCCCGGCCTGGACCCCAAGAAGATCGACGAGGTCGCCATCGCCGCGACCACGCAGATCGGCGACCAGGGCCTGACCATCGGCCGCACCGCCGGCATCCTCGCCGGTCTGCCGCAGTCCGTACCCGGTTACTCCATCGACCGCATGTGCGCCGGCGCCCTGACCGCCGTCACCGCGGTCGCCGGTTCCGTCGCCTTCGGCGCGTACGACGTCGCCGTCGCCGGCGGTGTCGAGCACATGGGCCGCCACCCGATGGGCGAGGGCGTGGACCCCAACCCGCGGTTCGTCAGCGAGAAGCTGGTCGACGAGTCGGCCCTGTTCATGGGCATGACGGCGGAGAACCTGCACGACCGCTACCCGAACATCACCAAGCAGCGCGCCGACGAGTACGCGGTGCGCTCGCAGGAGAAGGCCGCCAAGGCGTACGCCAACGGCAAGATCCAGCAGGACCTCGTGCCGATCTCGGTGCGCCGGACCAGCCCCGAGGGCGGCGAGACCGGCTGGGGCCTCGTCACCGCCGACGAGCCGATGCGCCCGGGTACGACCCTGGAGAGCCTCTCGGGTCTCAAGACGCCGTTCCGCGTGCACGGCCGGGTCACCGCCGGCAACGCGGCCGGTCTGAACGACGGCGCCACCGCGTCGCTCATCGCGAGCGAGGACTTCGCCCGCGAGAACGGCCTGCCCGTCAAGATGCGCCTCGTCTCCTACTCCTTCGCGGGTGTGGAGCCCGAGGTCATGGGCTACGGCCCGATCCCGGCCACGGAGAAGGCCCTCACCCAGGCGGGCCTGTCCATCTCCGACATCGGCCTGTTCGAGATCAACGAGGCCTTCGCCGTCCAGGTCCTGGCCTTCCTCGACCACTACGGCATCGCGGACGACGACGAGCGCGTCAACCAGTACGGCGGCGCGATCGCCTTCGGTCACCCGCTCGCCTCCTCCGGCGTCCGTCTGATGACGCAGCTGGCCCGCCAGTTCGAGGAGCAGCCGCAGGTCCGCTACGGCCTCACCACCATGTGCGTCGGCTTCGGCATGGGCGCGACGGTCATCTGGGAGAACCCGCACTTCGACGGAGGCGACAAGTGA
- a CDS encoding 3-hydroxyacyl-CoA dehydrogenase NAD-binding domain-containing protein codes for MSTTAELLKGAAELFPDEVVTQAHVRHFDLPFGAGRFALITLDNGLDHTKPTTFGPQSLANLNAAIDQVEKEAADGTIVGAGVTGKPFIFAVGADLKGVELLKRHEDALAIGKGGHEVFKRLASLAVPTFAYYNGAAMGGGVEVGLHCTYRTVSKAIPAFSLPEVFLGLVPGWGGCALLPNLIGAEKAVSVIIENSLNQNKQLKGKQVFDLGIADALFEGADFLEQSLIWTAQVLKGDVKVERPAIDRGEGWDEAVAKGRFIADSKVHGAAPAAYRALDIIAAAKDGDLQQGFDAEDQALADLIMGGELRSGIYAFNLVQKRGKRPAGAPDKSLARPVTKVGVVGAGLMASQLALLFLRRLEVPVVLTDIDQERIDKGVGYVHAEIEKLLGKGRINQDKANRLKALVTGVLDKAEGFSDADFVIEAVFEEIGVKQQVFAEVEAVAPAHAILATNTSSLSVTEMASKLQHPERVVGFHFFNPVAVLPLLEIVRGEQTDDASLATAFAVAKKLKKTAVLTKDAPAFVVNRILTRFMGEIQNVIDEGTPVEVAEKAIEPLGLPMSPLVLLELVGPAIGLHVSETLNRAFPDRFTVSPNLAAVVKAGKRGFYVYDSGKPELDPEVAALLKQGDVVLTEEQVRARVLDAVAQEIGLMLDEGVVAEAQDIDLCLITGAGWPFHLGGITPYLDREGVSERVNGKKFLAPGVASVPA; via the coding sequence GTGAGCACCACCGCTGAACTCCTGAAGGGCGCGGCCGAGCTGTTCCCGGACGAGGTCGTCACGCAGGCGCACGTACGCCACTTCGACCTGCCGTTCGGTGCCGGCCGGTTCGCGTTGATCACGCTGGACAACGGCCTGGACCACACCAAGCCGACCACCTTCGGCCCGCAGTCGCTGGCGAACCTCAACGCCGCGATCGACCAGGTGGAGAAGGAGGCGGCCGACGGCACGATCGTCGGTGCCGGTGTCACCGGCAAGCCGTTCATCTTCGCCGTCGGCGCCGACCTCAAGGGCGTCGAGCTGCTGAAGCGGCACGAGGACGCGCTGGCCATCGGCAAGGGCGGCCACGAGGTCTTCAAGCGCCTCGCGTCCCTCGCGGTCCCGACCTTCGCCTACTACAACGGCGCGGCCATGGGCGGCGGCGTCGAGGTCGGCCTGCACTGCACCTACCGGACCGTCTCCAAGGCGATCCCGGCGTTCTCGCTGCCCGAGGTCTTCCTCGGTCTCGTCCCGGGCTGGGGCGGCTGCGCGCTGCTGCCGAACCTGATCGGCGCCGAGAAGGCCGTCTCGGTCATCATCGAGAACTCCCTGAACCAGAACAAGCAGCTCAAGGGCAAGCAGGTCTTCGACCTGGGCATCGCCGACGCCCTCTTCGAGGGTGCCGACTTCCTGGAGCAGTCGCTGATCTGGACCGCCCAGGTGCTCAAGGGCGACGTCAAGGTCGAGCGTCCCGCGATCGACCGCGGCGAGGGCTGGGACGAGGCCGTCGCCAAGGGCCGCTTCATCGCGGACTCCAAGGTGCACGGCGCGGCCCCGGCCGCCTACCGCGCCCTCGACATCATCGCGGCCGCCAAGGACGGCGACCTGCAGCAGGGCTTCGACGCCGAGGACCAGGCCCTCGCCGACCTGATCATGGGTGGCGAACTGCGCTCCGGCATCTACGCGTTCAACCTGGTGCAGAAGCGCGGCAAGCGTCCCGCGGGCGCCCCGGACAAGAGCCTGGCCCGCCCGGTCACCAAGGTCGGCGTCGTCGGCGCCGGTCTGATGGCCTCGCAGCTCGCCCTGCTCTTCCTGCGCCGCCTCGAGGTGCCGGTCGTGCTGACCGACATCGACCAGGAGCGCATCGACAAGGGTGTGGGCTACGTCCACGCCGAGATCGAGAAGCTGCTCGGCAAGGGCCGGATCAACCAGGACAAGGCCAACCGCCTCAAGGCGCTGGTGACCGGTGTCCTGGACAAGGCCGAGGGCTTCTCCGACGCCGACTTCGTCATCGAGGCCGTCTTCGAGGAGATCGGCGTCAAGCAGCAGGTGTTCGCGGAGGTCGAGGCGGTCGCCCCGGCGCACGCGATCCTCGCCACCAACACCTCCTCGCTGTCGGTGACGGAGATGGCGTCGAAGCTGCAGCACCCCGAGCGGGTCGTCGGCTTCCACTTCTTCAACCCGGTCGCGGTGCTGCCGCTGCTGGAGATCGTCCGCGGCGAGCAGACCGACGACGCGTCCCTCGCGACCGCGTTCGCCGTCGCCAAGAAGCTGAAGAAGACCGCGGTCCTCACCAAGGACGCCCCGGCGTTCGTCGTGAACCGCATCCTGACCCGCTTCATGGGCGAGATCCAGAACGTCATCGACGAGGGCACCCCGGTCGAGGTCGCCGAGAAGGCCATCGAGCCGCTCGGTCTGCCGATGTCCCCGCTGGTGCTGCTGGAGCTGGTCGGCCCGGCGATCGGTCTGCACGTCTCGGAGACCCTCAACCGGGCCTTCCCGGACCGCTTCACGGTCTCCCCGAACCTCGCGGCCGTCGTCAAGGCGGGCAAGCGCGGCTTCTACGTCTACGACAGCGGCAAGCCGGAGCTGGACCCGGAGGTCGCCGCGCTGCTGAAGCAGGGCGACGTCGTGCTGACCGAGGAGCAGGTGCGGGCGCGGGTGCTCGACGCGGTGGCGCAGGAGATCGGGCTCATGCTCGACGAGGGCGTCGTCGCCGAGGCCCAGGACATCGACCTGTGCCTCATCACGGGCGCCGGCTGGCCCTTCCACCTGGGCGGCATCACGCCGTACCTGGACCGCGAGGGTGTCTCGGAGCGCGTGAACGGCAAGAAGTTCCTGGCTCCGGGCGTGGCGAGCGTCCCGGCGTAA
- a CDS encoding endonuclease/exonuclease/phosphatase family protein codes for MFRTSSASAAGSGGSRWRGPVAVAAALLGLVTAVASAQLSGPARSAAPRRTLTVATWNMCGVEQWNCRSTGSPTAKRNALEAMASRSGARVFFLQEVCAGDLDRVRADLGASWHTEFRPYTWRGVTGRTTTVRCAGAGQGAAGVALLSAYRLSAVEPVESRQPAVGLRRGILCATVADQGVRVCTAHLSRPGDDRAHPDWELRDDQLKALAAAVPGRTVYGGDLNTDPPGPRDPDSWIWPAGPYRAQRECDQASASSRSGRPTHVSGHKIDYLFSDLPRLDCSVRGTGASDHYALLLRVRTR; via the coding sequence ATGTTTCGGACCAGTTCCGCGTCGGCGGCCGGCTCCGGCGGCTCCCGGTGGCGCGGCCCGGTGGCCGTCGCGGCGGCACTGCTGGGCCTCGTGACAGCGGTGGCGTCGGCCCAGCTGTCCGGGCCGGCGCGGTCCGCGGCGCCGCGGCGCACCCTCACCGTGGCCACCTGGAACATGTGCGGCGTCGAGCAGTGGAACTGCCGCAGCACCGGGAGCCCCACCGCCAAGAGGAACGCGCTGGAGGCGATGGCCTCCCGGTCCGGCGCGCGGGTGTTCTTCCTGCAGGAGGTCTGCGCCGGTGATCTGGACAGGGTGCGCGCGGACCTCGGCGCCTCCTGGCACACCGAGTTCCGGCCCTACACCTGGCGCGGCGTCACGGGGCGTACGACCACGGTGCGCTGCGCCGGAGCCGGGCAGGGTGCCGCCGGTGTCGCGCTGCTGTCGGCGTACCGGCTGTCGGCCGTCGAGCCGGTGGAGTCGCGTCAGCCCGCCGTGGGGCTGCGGCGCGGCATCCTGTGCGCCACGGTCGCGGACCAGGGCGTCCGGGTGTGCACCGCTCATCTCAGCAGGCCGGGGGACGACCGCGCCCACCCGGACTGGGAGCTCCGCGACGACCAGTTGAAGGCACTGGCGGCGGCGGTGCCGGGGCGCACGGTGTACGGCGGTGACCTCAACACCGACCCACCGGGGCCGCGCGACCCCGACTCCTGGATATGGCCGGCCGGGCCCTACCGCGCCCAGCGGGAGTGCGATCAGGCGTCCGCGTCGTCCCGCTCCGGCCGGCCCACGCATGTCTCGGGGCACAAGATCGACTACCTGTTCTCCGACCTGCCCCGCCTCGACTGCTCGGTGCGCGGTACCGGCGCGTCCGACCACTACGCCCTGCTCCTGCGGGTCCGGACGCGCTGA
- a CDS encoding bifunctional glycosyltransferase family 2 protein/CDP-glycerol:glycerophosphate glycerophosphotransferase: MADHPRLSVVVPFQDVEHYLAECLESIARQSFRDFEVILVDDGSSDGSVRIAADFCAADPRFKLIRQHAHGPGHARNAGLRSLHPHAEFLAFVDGDDVIPEYAYELLIRTLDESAADFVSGNVQMMNSTKKWQSPLHKGPMQKNRRGTHITKFDALIYDRTVWNKVFRRSFWDGNGIRFPEGVLYEDSWVNMYAHFRAEKVDVLTDVVYYWRRREGGAAPSITQRYTELSNLRDRVTAVQTVSRFLAEQGSRAYLDSKRKYDLACLKSDLLLHLKVLPDADEEYRESFMRWANEFLDEADLTVIDELPAEARVKWLLVREDRLPQLLEVLEFERRGGPLPVHRRFHRYLNYPGLGDREVGLDKKAYRLDKEFSLHGALSAARWSENSDLLTLSGTAYVRFINVHKKHMSVKAIALRNKKQGRMVVTPAKTTYAPQATENSAQNRYCYDWAGFETRIDTTRLKQKGKWVEGTWDVAAGVLSRGLFRYRGINRGGAGSAANPPYRYVDKNTRILPLFLQDKLKLRVEVVRCRITSHRLVGDQLELRGVYLGPKVPDWGKLRVTSMSGAGRHDGRVWFTPGGDGWCTFAARIPLRHLVPKFRADAQAGTDIPQSWSMGSNGWKTTFHVEGRKAPIYPVVAEDTEDGFYRMPAALQTREGDREVVVHRNGSGYLVLFERAALPMATHVAWREDGSMEIQGRYDTADRLTPEQYRAAHLVVRSRAHGAERTVPLVWDGSRFGAVLSPAAMRTLAGEIPLAAGRWDFFLRRQDLSAVAREDRLEDLMVKLHQDVVGAFPQDYERGERRYEIQAEAYDRLSVMVHSAMPDHARGPYRQKQLRTRAYPAARRAPVRQAVLFDAFKGTQYSDSPRALHEELVRRGTDLEHLWVVRDDQVQVPATAKPVRMWSPEWYDALARSRYVVANNHLPDWFQKREGQVVVQTWHGTPLKKIGHDIEAIHFADQRYLERVEKEVQNWDMLVSPNSFSTPILKRAFGFPGEMVESGYPRNDILRRPGMEEREREIRRRIGLPEGKRVVMYAPTWRDDQFYAPGKYKLDFRVDLDDARARLGADHVLLVRRHPNVVDPVPGAGDGFVFDVSDYPDMADLSLITDVMITDYSSLMFDYVNTGRPILFFTYDLDHYRDTLRGFYFDFENSAPGPLLYRSEDLVTAIRGIDRIQQHYAERYRWFQREFCDLDDGYASARLADRMLVAGGDLAPGDAHAPAVGTVDTRHTVRALTPIHQWHDHNWFAAPQTAAQQPPAGHATHLVDAVPGQPHPGTWSAPAGQFPAAAASPDGRAYEGVVV, from the coding sequence TTGGCGGATCATCCGCGCCTGAGTGTCGTCGTTCCCTTTCAGGATGTCGAGCACTACCTGGCCGAATGCCTGGAGTCGATCGCCCGTCAGTCGTTCCGCGACTTCGAGGTGATCCTCGTCGACGACGGCTCCAGCGACGGTTCGGTGCGCATCGCCGCCGACTTCTGCGCCGCGGACCCGCGCTTCAAGCTCATCCGCCAGCACGCGCACGGCCCCGGGCACGCCCGGAACGCGGGCCTGCGCTCCCTGCACCCGCACGCGGAGTTCCTCGCGTTCGTGGACGGCGACGACGTCATCCCCGAATACGCCTACGAGCTGCTGATCCGCACCCTCGACGAATCCGCGGCGGACTTCGTCTCGGGCAACGTGCAGATGATGAACTCCACCAAGAAGTGGCAGTCACCGCTGCACAAGGGGCCGATGCAGAAGAACCGGCGCGGCACCCACATCACGAAGTTCGACGCCCTGATCTACGACCGCACGGTGTGGAACAAGGTGTTCCGGCGGTCCTTCTGGGACGGCAACGGGATCCGGTTCCCCGAGGGAGTTCTGTACGAGGACTCCTGGGTCAACATGTACGCCCACTTCCGTGCCGAGAAGGTCGACGTCCTCACGGACGTCGTCTACTACTGGCGCCGCCGTGAGGGCGGAGCCGCCCCGTCCATCACCCAGCGCTACACCGAGCTGTCGAACCTGCGCGACCGTGTCACGGCCGTGCAGACGGTCAGCCGCTTCCTCGCCGAGCAGGGCTCGCGCGCGTACCTGGACAGCAAGCGCAAGTACGACCTCGCGTGCCTGAAGTCCGACCTGCTGCTGCACCTGAAGGTACTCCCGGACGCCGACGAGGAGTACCGCGAGTCGTTCATGCGGTGGGCGAACGAGTTCCTCGACGAGGCGGACCTCACCGTCATCGACGAACTGCCCGCCGAGGCCCGGGTCAAGTGGCTCCTGGTGCGCGAGGACCGGCTGCCGCAGCTCCTCGAGGTCCTGGAGTTCGAGCGCCGCGGCGGCCCGCTGCCCGTGCACCGCCGCTTCCACCGCTACCTGAACTACCCCGGCCTCGGGGACCGGGAGGTCGGCCTCGACAAGAAGGCGTACCGGCTGGACAAGGAGTTCTCCCTGCACGGCGCCCTGAGCGCCGCGCGCTGGAGCGAGAACTCGGACCTGCTCACGCTCAGCGGGACCGCCTACGTCCGCTTCATCAACGTGCACAAGAAGCACATGTCGGTGAAGGCGATCGCCCTGCGCAACAAGAAGCAGGGCCGGATGGTCGTCACGCCGGCGAAGACCACGTACGCACCGCAGGCCACCGAGAACTCGGCGCAGAATCGTTACTGCTACGACTGGGCCGGCTTCGAGACGCGGATCGACACGACGCGCCTGAAGCAGAAGGGCAAGTGGGTCGAGGGCACCTGGGACGTCGCGGCCGGCGTCCTCAGCCGCGGCCTCTTCCGCTACCGGGGCATCAACCGCGGCGGCGCCGGCAGCGCCGCCAACCCGCCGTACCGGTACGTCGACAAGAACACCCGCATCCTGCCGCTGTTCCTCCAGGACAAGCTGAAGCTGCGCGTGGAGGTCGTGCGCTGCCGGATCACCAGCCACCGCCTCGTCGGCGACCAGCTGGAGCTGCGCGGCGTCTATCTCGGTCCCAAGGTCCCGGACTGGGGCAAGCTCCGGGTGACCAGCATGAGCGGCGCCGGACGGCACGACGGCCGGGTGTGGTTCACCCCGGGCGGCGACGGCTGGTGCACCTTCGCGGCCAGGATCCCGCTGCGCCACCTGGTCCCGAAGTTCCGGGCCGACGCCCAGGCGGGCACGGACATCCCGCAGTCCTGGAGCATGGGCAGCAACGGCTGGAAGACCACCTTCCACGTCGAGGGGCGCAAGGCGCCCATCTACCCGGTGGTCGCGGAGGACACCGAGGACGGCTTCTACCGCATGCCCGCCGCGCTCCAGACCCGCGAGGGCGACCGGGAGGTCGTCGTCCACCGCAACGGCTCCGGCTACCTGGTGCTCTTCGAGCGCGCCGCCCTGCCGATGGCCACGCACGTGGCCTGGCGGGAGGACGGCTCGATGGAGATCCAGGGCCGGTACGACACCGCCGACCGCCTGACCCCCGAGCAGTACCGGGCCGCGCACCTGGTCGTGCGCTCGCGTGCGCACGGCGCGGAACGCACCGTCCCGCTGGTCTGGGACGGCTCCCGGTTCGGCGCGGTCCTCAGCCCCGCCGCCATGCGCACGCTCGCCGGGGAGATCCCCCTCGCCGCCGGCCGGTGGGACTTCTTCCTGCGCCGCCAGGACCTCTCGGCGGTCGCCCGCGAGGACCGGCTCGAGGACCTGATGGTCAAGCTCCACCAGGACGTCGTCGGCGCGTTCCCCCAGGACTACGAGCGCGGCGAGCGCCGCTACGAGATCCAGGCCGAGGCGTACGACCGGCTCTCCGTGATGGTCCACTCGGCCATGCCCGACCATGCCCGCGGCCCCTACCGCCAGAAGCAGCTGCGCACCCGGGCCTACCCGGCGGCGCGCCGCGCACCGGTGCGTCAAGCGGTCCTCTTCGACGCCTTCAAGGGCACCCAGTACTCCGACAGCCCGCGGGCCCTGCACGAGGAACTCGTCCGCCGCGGCACGGATCTGGAACACCTCTGGGTCGTACGGGACGACCAGGTGCAGGTGCCGGCCACGGCGAAGCCGGTGCGCATGTGGTCGCCCGAGTGGTACGACGCCCTCGCGCGCAGCCGGTACGTCGTCGCCAACAACCACCTCCCCGACTGGTTCCAGAAGCGCGAGGGCCAGGTCGTCGTGCAGACCTGGCACGGCACCCCGCTGAAGAAGATCGGCCACGACATCGAGGCCATCCACTTCGCCGACCAGCGCTACCTGGAGCGGGTCGAGAAGGAGGTGCAGAACTGGGACATGCTGGTCTCGCCCAACAGCTTCTCCACCCCGATCCTCAAGCGGGCCTTCGGCTTCCCCGGGGAGATGGTGGAGTCGGGCTACCCGCGCAACGACATCCTGCGCCGGCCGGGCATGGAGGAGCGGGAGCGGGAGATCCGGCGGCGCATCGGTCTGCCCGAGGGTAAGCGCGTGGTGATGTACGCGCCCACCTGGCGCGACGACCAGTTCTACGCTCCGGGCAAGTACAAGCTCGACTTCCGGGTCGACCTCGACGACGCGCGCGCCCGACTCGGCGCCGACCACGTGCTCCTGGTGCGCCGCCATCCGAACGTGGTGGACCCGGTGCCGGGCGCCGGCGACGGATTCGTCTTCGACGTCTCCGACTACCCCGACATGGCCGACCTGTCGCTCATCACGGACGTGATGATCACGGACTACTCGTCCCTGATGTTCGACTACGTCAACACCGGGCGGCCCATCCTCTTCTTCACCTACGACCTGGACCACTACCGCGACACGCTGCGCGGCTTCTACTTCGACTTCGAGAACAGCGCCCCCGGCCCGCTGCTGTACCGCTCCGAGGACCTGGTGACCGCCATTCGCGGGATCGACCGGATCCAGCAGCACTACGCGGAGCGCTACCGCTGGTTCCAGCGCGAGTTCTGCGACCTGGACGACGGCTACGCGTCCGCGCGGCTCGCCGACCGGATGCTGGTCGCAGGCGGTGACCTCGCGCCCGGGGACGCGCACGCCCCGGCGGTCGGTACCGTCGACACCCGCCACACCGTGCGGGCGCTCACCCCGATCCACCAGTGGCACGACCACAACTGGTTCGCCGCGCCGCAGACGGCCGCCCAGCAGCCCCCCGCCGGCCACGCCACCCACCTGGTGGACGCGGTGCCCGGCCAGCCCCACCCCGGCACCTGGTCCGCTCCGGCCGGGCAGTTCCCCGCGGCCGCGGCCTCCCCGGACGGCCGGGCGTACGAGGGCGTGGTCGTGTGA